One genomic region from Leptospira tipperaryensis encodes:
- a CDS encoding HAD family hydrolase: protein MSIRRDFWNPDLYETLSRLSPGKAAFDFDNTLVRNDFGEAVMELFLSQGVPAYREDIVSFFSEKNRERILSARFKDPLLFRSLVLEEYDLIQRESGLEASYRWSSWIFSGHSPEELKAISRSLWNQHSTDSDSLSVKIYEPMKELVRHLQSSGWDVWIVTASPQEIIQSVSTLFEIPEEKVLGMQLSLRDGIHSSQILEPFTYGKGKVERFQNAVGALPDLAFGDSVNDFPLLESAKLGVFLDREKGSVPPQGTRIQSLRGWNVLEGVSI, encoded by the coding sequence GTGTCCATTCGCCGGGATTTTTGGAATCCGGATCTCTACGAAACTCTTTCCCGGCTTTCTCCCGGGAAAGCTGCATTCGATTTTGATAATACTCTTGTAAGAAACGATTTCGGGGAAGCCGTGATGGAGCTTTTTCTTTCGCAAGGAGTTCCGGCTTATCGGGAAGACATCGTATCTTTTTTTTCGGAGAAGAATCGGGAACGAATTCTCTCCGCAAGATTCAAAGATCCTCTTTTGTTCCGTTCTCTCGTCTTGGAAGAATACGACTTGATCCAAAGAGAGTCGGGTTTGGAAGCTTCCTATCGTTGGAGTTCCTGGATCTTTTCCGGACATTCTCCCGAGGAATTAAAGGCGATTTCTCGGTCCCTCTGGAATCAGCACTCTACGGATTCCGATTCACTTTCCGTAAAGATCTACGAACCTATGAAAGAATTGGTACGTCACCTACAATCTTCCGGTTGGGACGTTTGGATCGTGACCGCTTCTCCTCAAGAAATCATACAATCGGTTTCGACCCTTTTTGAAATTCCGGAAGAGAAGGTTTTAGGAATGCAACTTTCACTTCGGGATGGAATTCATTCTTCTCAAATTTTAGAACCGTTTACGTATGGAAAGGGGAAGGTGGAACGTTTTCAAAACGCAGTCGGTGCGTTGCCCGATCTCGCCTTTGGAGATTCCGTAAACGACTTTCCTCTTTTGGAATCTGCGAAGCTCGGAGTTTTTTTGGATCGAGAAAAAGGAAGCGTCCCTCCGCAGGGAACGAGGATCCAAAGTCTTCGAGGATGGAACGTTCTCGAAGGAGTTTCGATCTGA
- a CDS encoding M23 family metallopeptidase: MKRKTGYILAGLLVLGLLFSIKSFANTNLEEIKLDNQYLQTYRGSEGIWIVPNRVKESVGDLVHNFGTTEHEIKRVNGIPDNERIPVNEPVFFPYNDNFTRSLLLEDKGREILRTDQREFIWPISFKHSFVTSRLGRRWNAMHSGVDIACPTGSIVIAAADGVVLESKKDGGYGNKILLSHPGINQINTLYAHNSLLYVKEGDKVKKGQIIALSGNTGHTTGPHLHFEVRYQNVVLNPEHYLPVFQSSSEGRVAIARETIEP, from the coding sequence ATGAAAAGAAAAACTGGCTACATTCTGGCGGGATTGCTTGTTCTTGGGCTACTGTTCAGCATCAAATCCTTCGCCAATACAAATTTAGAAGAAATCAAATTGGACAATCAGTATCTTCAGACCTACAGAGGTTCTGAGGGGATCTGGATCGTTCCTAATCGTGTGAAGGAATCCGTTGGCGACCTGGTTCACAACTTTGGAACCACGGAACACGAGATCAAACGGGTCAACGGAATCCCGGACAACGAAAGAATTCCAGTCAACGAACCCGTATTCTTCCCTTACAATGATAATTTTACCCGGAGCTTGCTCCTCGAAGACAAAGGAAGAGAAATTCTTCGTACCGATCAGAGAGAATTTATCTGGCCGATCAGCTTCAAACATTCTTTCGTAACTTCTCGTCTGGGAAGAAGATGGAACGCGATGCATTCCGGAGTGGATATCGCCTGTCCTACCGGATCGATCGTCATCGCGGCGGCGGACGGAGTGGTTCTGGAATCCAAAAAGGATGGGGGATATGGAAATAAAATTCTTCTTTCCCATCCCGGAATCAATCAGATCAACACTCTCTACGCTCACAATTCTCTTCTTTATGTAAAGGAAGGGGATAAGGTCAAAAAAGGGCAGATCATCGCTCTTTCCGGAAACACGGGACATACAACCGGTCCTCACCTTCACTTCGAAGTTCGCTATCAAAACGTAGTTTTAAATCCGGAACACTACCTTCCGGTCTTTCAATCATCTTCCGAGGGTCGTGTTGCGATCGCGCGGGAAACAATCGAACCCTAA
- the rsmI gene encoding 16S rRNA (cytidine(1402)-2'-O)-methyltransferase: MNADPKGVLVLVSVSLGNPDDITQRAKELLEHSDILIGEESRTTSTLLKSLSVRKEFLLCNEHSTPEDIRSLGEKVIGADLTVLISDAGTPGIEDPGRELVQEVLRRGGTVQSAPGAIAFGAALSISGFKISPFTFCGFLSRESPERRKELGRYLKFGHTLVFYETPYRYKAVLHDLDFALKEAKEDRNVFLCLDLTLESEFQFRGKLSELLKILDSLPKGNPVIVVSQKKGGPASQTVPKSFPKKNSQKHKNKK; this comes from the coding sequence ATGAATGCGGATCCGAAAGGAGTTTTGGTTCTTGTTTCCGTCTCTCTCGGAAATCCCGACGATATAACACAGAGAGCCAAAGAACTATTAGAACATTCTGATATACTCATAGGGGAAGAATCCAGAACAACTTCCACTCTTCTCAAATCCCTTTCCGTTCGGAAAGAATTTTTACTTTGTAACGAACATTCCACTCCCGAAGACATCCGAAGTTTGGGAGAAAAGGTCATCGGCGCGGATCTGACCGTTTTGATTTCGGACGCGGGCACTCCCGGAATCGAAGACCCGGGCCGGGAACTCGTCCAAGAAGTTTTGAGAAGAGGAGGGACGGTGCAGAGCGCGCCCGGCGCCATCGCTTTTGGAGCGGCCCTGAGTATTTCCGGATTCAAAATTTCTCCGTTTACGTTCTGCGGTTTTCTTTCCAGAGAATCTCCGGAGCGTAGAAAAGAATTGGGTCGTTATTTGAAATTCGGACATACGCTCGTCTTCTATGAAACTCCTTATCGTTACAAGGCCGTCCTTCACGACCTCGACTTTGCTCTGAAAGAAGCAAAGGAAGATCGAAACGTTTTTCTTTGTTTGGATCTTACCTTAGAATCCGAATTTCAATTTCGCGGAAAACTTTCCGAACTTCTGAAAATTCTGGATTCTCTTCCGAAAGGAAATCCTGTGATCGTCGTTTCTCAGAAAAAGGGGGGACCTGCGTCTCAGACGGTTCCAAAATCGTTTCCTAAAAAGAATTCTCAAAAACATAAAAACAAAAAGTAA